Proteins encoded within one genomic window of Formosa agariphila KMM 3901:
- a CDS encoding aminotransferase class V-fold PLP-dependent enzyme: MFNVEHIRQDFPILNRQVNGKPLVYFDNAATSQTPQQVIDVIVDYYSNYNANIHRGVHSLSQEATDAYEQARLKIQKHFNAKHAHEIIYTSGTTHGINLIANGFSTLLKKGDEIIVSALEHHSNIVPWQMLCERSGATLKVIPMNLEGELIMSEYDKLLSENTKLVFVNHISNALGTINPIKYIIDEAHKVGAAVLIDGAQSCPHIKPDVQALDVDFYVVSAHKMCGPTGEGMLYGKEEWLNKLPPYQGGGEMIAEVSFEKTTYADLPHKFEAGTPNICGGIAFGAAIDYMNGIGFDAIAAYEHELLEYATIKLSEIEGLKIYGTSKHKTSVISFNLDGIHPYDVGTILDKLGIAVRTGHHCAQPIMDFYKIPGTVRASFAFYNTKEEIDALVSGVKKAKMMLS, encoded by the coding sequence ATGTTTAACGTTGAACACATAAGACAAGATTTCCCGATACTTAACAGACAAGTAAACGGCAAACCCTTAGTGTATTTTGATAATGCTGCAACATCGCAAACACCACAGCAGGTCATAGATGTTATTGTAGATTATTACAGTAACTACAACGCAAACATTCACCGTGGTGTGCACAGTTTAAGCCAAGAAGCTACAGATGCTTACGAGCAAGCAAGACTTAAAATTCAAAAGCATTTTAATGCTAAACATGCACACGAGATTATTTATACCTCGGGTACGACACACGGTATTAATTTAATTGCAAACGGATTTTCAACACTATTAAAAAAAGGGGATGAAATTATAGTTTCAGCTTTAGAACATCACAGTAATATTGTGCCTTGGCAAATGTTATGCGAACGTTCTGGAGCAACCCTTAAAGTCATTCCAATGAATTTGGAAGGCGAGTTAATCATGTCTGAATACGACAAACTCCTATCCGAAAACACAAAATTGGTTTTTGTAAACCATATTTCTAATGCTTTAGGTACCATAAACCCTATTAAATACATTATAGACGAAGCTCACAAAGTTGGAGCAGCTGTTTTAATAGATGGCGCACAATCTTGTCCACATATTAAACCCGATGTTCAAGCCTTAGATGTCGATTTCTATGTAGTATCAGCACATAAAATGTGTGGTCCAACCGGAGAAGGAATGCTTTACGGAAAAGAAGAATGGTTAAACAAATTACCGCCCTATCAAGGTGGTGGTGAAATGATAGCTGAAGTAAGTTTCGAGAAAACAACTTATGCCGATTTACCTCATAAATTCGAAGCAGGAACGCCGAATATTTGCGGTGGAATTGCTTTTGGAGCTGCCATAGATTACATGAACGGAATTGGATTCGATGCCATTGCAGCTTACGAACACGAGCTTTTAGAGTATGCAACTATTAAACTTTCAGAAATAGAAGGTTTAAAAATTTACGGAACATCTAAACATAAAACGTCTGTTATTTCATTCAATTTAGATGGCATTCACCCTTACGATGTTGGTACTATTTTAGATAAGCTAGGAATTGCTGTTAGAACAGGACATCACTGTGCGCAACCTATCATGGATTTTTATAAAATTCCAGGTACAGTAAGAGCATCATTTGCATTCTATAACACAAAAGAAGAAATAGATGCTTTAGTTTCAGGTGTTAAAAAAGCTAAAATGATGTTATCTTAA
- the sufD gene encoding Fe-S cluster assembly protein SufD: MDLKEKLESSFMAFENKIDVDTPVHALRNEAFKIFETAGFPSKKDEAWKYTSLNSVLKQDYSLFPKQENAIEFRDVKSYFIHEIDAYKIVFIDGKYSSHLSQTTHDGIDVCLMSSALNKPKYRLVIENYFNKVAGKDGLTSLNTAFSSEGAYIHIPKNKLVNKPIQILHFSTGSEEAVMLQPRNLIVVGENSHVQIIERHQSLTDNPVLTNSVTEIFANKRAIVDYYKLQNDNENASLIDSTSVNQKQESHVSVHTFSFGGKLTRNNLNFYQNGERIDSTLNGITIIGKKQHVDHNTLVHHIEPNCESHQDYKGIFNDNSTGVFNGKVLVDKEAQKTNAFQSNNNILLSDKATINSKPQLEIFADDVKCSHGCTIGQLDESAMFYLRSRGIPEKEAKALLMYAFSNNVLDSVKIPEVKTRINKIIAEKLGVNLGFDL, encoded by the coding sequence ATGGATTTAAAAGAAAAATTAGAGTCTTCGTTTATGGCATTCGAAAATAAAATCGATGTAGATACACCGGTTCATGCCTTACGTAACGAAGCCTTCAAAATATTTGAAACAGCTGGATTTCCTTCAAAAAAGGATGAAGCTTGGAAATATACGTCGTTAAACAGTGTATTAAAGCAAGATTACAGCTTATTCCCTAAGCAAGAAAATGCAATAGAATTTCGCGATGTTAAATCGTATTTTATACACGAAATCGATGCGTATAAAATTGTATTTATAGATGGTAAATATTCATCTCATTTATCGCAAACAACTCACGATGGTATCGATGTGTGTTTAATGTCAAGTGCTTTAAACAAACCAAAATATCGTTTGGTAATCGAGAACTACTTTAATAAAGTGGCTGGAAAAGATGGATTAACATCTTTAAACACAGCATTCTCAAGCGAAGGTGCTTATATACACATTCCTAAAAACAAATTGGTTAATAAACCAATTCAAATTTTACACTTTTCTACAGGTTCAGAAGAAGCAGTTATGCTGCAACCAAGAAACTTAATTGTTGTAGGCGAGAATAGTCATGTGCAAATTATAGAGCGTCACCAAAGTTTAACAGACAATCCTGTTTTAACGAATTCGGTAACCGAAATTTTCGCAAACAAACGTGCTATTGTAGATTATTACAAACTGCAAAACGACAACGAAAATGCCTCTTTAATAGACAGCACTTCTGTTAACCAAAAACAAGAAAGTCATGTTTCAGTTCACACCTTCTCTTTTGGAGGAAAACTAACAAGAAACAACTTAAATTTCTATCAAAATGGTGAACGTATAGATTCTACACTTAACGGGATTACCATTATTGGGAAAAAGCAACATGTAGATCATAACACTTTGGTACACCATATCGAACCAAATTGCGAAAGTCACCAGGATTACAAAGGTATTTTTAACGATAATAGTACCGGTGTATTTAATGGTAAAGTGTTAGTAGATAAAGAAGCACAGAAAACAAATGCCTTCCAATCTAACAATAATATTTTGTTAAGCGACAAAGCCACCATTAACAGTAAACCACAGTTAGAAATTTTTGCAGACGATGTAAAATGTTCTCACGGTTGTACAATTGGTCAGTTAGATGAAAGCGCTATGTTTTACCTGCGCTCTCGTGGTATTCCTGAAAAAGAAGCAAAAGCCTTACTTATGTACGCCTTTAGTAACAATGTTTTAGATTCAGTTAAAATACCAGAAGTTAAAACACGTATAAATAAAATTATAGCCGAAAAACTAGGTGTAAATCTAGGATTCGATCTTTAA
- the sufC gene encoding Fe-S cluster assembly ATPase SufC, with product MLKINNLHASVEDKAILKGINLVVKPGEVHAIMGPNGSGKSTLSSVIAGKEEYEVTDGEIFFDEENIEDLSAEERAHKGIFLSFQYPVEIPGVSVTNFMKTAINETRKAKGLEDMPAKDMLKLIREKSELLEIDRKFLSRSLNQGFSGGEKKRNEIFQMAMLEPKLAILDETDSGLDIDALRIVANGVNKLKSKDNAVVLITHYQRLLDYIVPDFVHVLYNGRIVKSGGKELAHELEEKGYDWIKEEVNA from the coding sequence ATGTTAAAGATTAATAATTTACACGCAAGCGTAGAAGATAAAGCGATTTTAAAAGGGATTAACTTAGTGGTTAAGCCTGGAGAAGTTCATGCTATTATGGGACCAAACGGTTCTGGTAAAAGTACATTATCTTCAGTTATCGCAGGAAAAGAAGAATATGAAGTAACCGATGGTGAAATTTTCTTTGACGAAGAAAATATTGAAGACTTATCGGCTGAAGAACGCGCACATAAAGGCATCTTTTTATCGTTTCAATATCCTGTTGAAATTCCAGGTGTTTCGGTGACTAATTTCATGAAAACTGCAATTAACGAAACCCGTAAAGCAAAAGGATTAGAAGACATGCCTGCAAAAGACATGTTAAAGTTAATTCGTGAGAAATCTGAATTATTAGAAATTGATAGAAAATTTTTATCTCGTTCTCTTAACCAAGGGTTTTCTGGAGGAGAAAAGAAACGTAATGAAATTTTTCAAATGGCAATGCTTGAGCCAAAATTAGCCATTCTTGACGAAACAGATTCTGGTTTAGATATCGATGCTTTACGTATTGTAGCAAATGGTGTAAACAAATTAAAAAGTAAAGACAATGCTGTCGTTTTAATTACGCACTACCAACGTTTATTAGACTATATCGTTCCAGATTTCGTACACGTTTTATATAACGGTCGTATTGTTAAATCGGGTGGTAAAGAATTAGCACACGAATTAGAAGAAAAAGGTTACGACTGGATTAAAGAAGAAGTAAACGCTTAA